One segment of Cryptococcus neoformans var. grubii H99 chromosome 2, complete sequence DNA contains the following:
- a CDS encoding AFG3 family protein — protein MSLRALSLRRLPRYSALARPFFSRTYATPGSPKPSRNPPPPPGLESVFGGSAGKQGTTVAPKPPGVGPPSGPSLPKKPDVGLPGLEGEENRPEDQKEQDEPRRPKLSEQLSGKAGKRVTTGGGGGSGGSGGGAGGPGGQPGGFGGMTPNQLLLLAVSTYALWSMTAPDDVRTKEITWQEFRNSLLARGLVSSLEVVNRNKVRVHLHNPLSGQPQQTNPTGSGSLPSPSHGPAPYQFTIGSLEAFENLLLASQDELGIPPAERVPVSYREEISTFQTIMHFAPTLLIAGLLLWMARRGGSAMGGGGPGGGIFGVGKSRAKMFNKDEQVSVRFKDVAGMDEAKEEIMEFVKFLKEPLKYEKLGAKIPRGAILSGPPGTGKTLLAKATAGEAGVPFLSVSGSEFVEMFVGVGPSRVRDLFANAKKNAPCIIFVDEIDAIGKSRGKGGNFGGNDERESTLNQLLVEMDGFGTNEHVVVLAGTNRPDVLDSALMRPGRFDRHIAIDRPDIGGRRQIFAVHLKPITLAPDLTIERIAEKLALLTPGFSGADIANVCNEAALRAARHGGEVVTEADFDGAIERVIAGLERKSRVLGKDEKKTVAYHEAGHAVCGWFLEHADPLLKVSIIPRGVGALGYAQYLPKERFLFSTEQLLDRMSMTLGGRVAEEIFFGRITTGAQDDLQKITKMAFEVCANYGMDPAIGPISYGGRDQQGEGFQKPFSEATAEALDKAVKKMVIEAHDRTTRLLTEHKEDVEKVAKLLLVKEVITREDMRLTLGPRPFANKDEMDDLIERELDQKKQEKEEQEADGPVPQLAFKPIKVD, from the exons ATGTCGTTAAGAGCGCTAAGCTTACGTCGCTTACCACGGTACAGCGCCCTCGCACGCCCTTTCTTTTCGAGAACATACGCCACTCCCGGCTCACCCAAGCCATCTCGAAATccgccacctccaccaGGTCTCGAGTCGGTCTTCGGAGGCTCAGCAGGAAAGCAAGGCACTACAGTTGCTCCTAAACCTCCTGGAGTTGGTCCACCTTCTGGACCCTCATTACCCAAAAAACCTGACGTCGGTCTTCCAGGtttggaaggtgaagaaaaCCGTCCAGAAGACCAGAAAGAACAGGATGAGCCTCGAAGGCCCAAGCTTAGTGAGCAGTTGAGTGGGAAGGCTGGTAAAAGAGTAACAACCGGTGGAGGTGGcggaagtggaggaagtggtggtggcgcTGGTGGACCTGGAGGGCAACCCGGTGGTTTTGGTGGTATGACACCCAATcagttgttgctgttggcTGTCAGTACATATGCGTTGTGGAGTATGACGGCTCCGGATGATGTAAGGACCAAGGAGATTACATGGCAGGAGTT CCGCAACTCTTTGCTCGCCCGAGGTCTCGTTTCTTCGCTCGAAGTCGTTAACCGAAACAAAGTTCGAGTTCATCTGCACAACCCTCTCTCCGGTCAGCCTCAACAGACCAACCCCACTGGGTCCGGAAGTCTTCCTTCGCCCTCTCATGGCCCGGCCCCTTACCAATTCACCATCGGTTCACTTGAAGCCTTTGaaaaccttcttctcgcctcTCAAGACGAACTCGGTATCCCTCCTGCCGAACGTGTCCCCGTCTCTTATCGAGAAGAAATCTCTACATTCCAGACAATCATGCACTTTGCACCAACTTTATTGATCGCTGGTTTGTTGCTTTGGATGgccagaagaggaggatcaGCTATGGGCGGTGGTGGGCCCGGTGGCGGTATTTTCGGTGTTGGAAAAAGTCGAGCAAAGATGTTTAACAAAGACGAGCAGGTTTCTGTGAGATTCAAAGATGTGGCGGGTATGGACGAGGCCAAGGAG GAAATCATGGAATTCGTCAAATTCCTCAAGGAGCCCCTAAAATATGAGAAGCTTGGTGCCAAAATTCCTCGGGGTGCTATCCTTTCCGGTCCCCCGGGTACCGGTAAGACTCTTCTCGCCAAGGCTACCGCCGGAGAAGCTGGTGTGCCTTTCCTTTCCGTCTCTGGTTCTGAGTTCGTCGAAATGTTTGTCGGCGTCGGTCCCTCCCGAGTCCGTGACTTGTTCGCAAACGCCAAGAAGAATGCCCCATGTATCATCTTCGTTGATGAAATCGACGCCATCGGCAAGTCCCGTGGCAAGGGTGGCAACTTTGGTGGTAACGATGAGCGTGAATCCACTTTGAACCAGCTTTTGGTCGAAATGGACGGTTTCGGTACCAACGAGCACGTCGTCGTTTTGGCTGGTACGAACAGACCTGATGTCCTTGATTCTGCCTTAATGCGTCCTGGTCGATTCGACCGACATATTGCCATTGACCGACCTGACATTGGAGGTCGCCGACAGATCTTCGCTGTCCATCTCAAGCCCATCACTCTCGCTCCCGATCTTACCATCGAGCGCATCGCCGAGAAGCTTGCCCTCCTTACTCCTGGGTTCTCTGGTGCGGACATTGCCAATGTCTGTAACGAAGCTGCCCTACGTGCCGCTAGACACGGAGGTGAGGTCGTTACTGAAGCCGACTTTGACGGAGCCATCGAGCGTGTCATTGCTGGTCTCGAGCGGAAGTCCCGTGTGTTGGGCaaagacgagaagaagactgtCGCGTACCACGAAGCTGGTCATGCCGTCTGCGGTTGGTTCCTTGAACACGCGGATCCTTTGCTCAAGGTTTCTATCATCCCCCGTGGTGTCGGTGCTTTGGGGTACGCTCAGTACCTTCCCAAGGAGcgattcctcttctctacCGAACAGCTTCTTGATAGGATGTCCATGACCCTTGGTGGACGTGTCGCTGAAGAGATTTTCTTCGGTCGTATCACTACTGGCGCTCAGGACGATCTCCAAAAGATTACCAAGATGGCTTTCGAAGTCTGTGCCAATTATGGTATGGACCCTGCGATTGGGCCAATTTCTTATGGAGGTCGTGATCAGCAAGGGGAGGGATTCCAGAAGCCCTTCTCAGAGGCTACCGCCGAGGCTTTGGACAAGGctgtgaagaagatggtgatcGAGGCGCATGACAGGACGACCAGGCTTTTGACAGAGCAtaaggaggatgtggagaaAGTTGCGAAGTTGCTATTAGTGAAGGAGGTTATCACTAGGGAGGATATGAGGTTGACCTTGGGCCCTAGGCCTTT CGCGAACAAGGAcgagatggatgatttgATAGAGCGAGAGTTGGACCAAaagaagcaggagaaggaaga GCAAGAAGCCGACGGTCCTGTCCCCCAATTAGCTTTCAAGCCCATCAAAGTCGATTAG
- a CDS encoding ribosomal RNA large subunit methyltransferase J → MRLSTILSKSSSSSSRWLTRQSRDPYVRQRAGTSSSSSQPSYRSRSSFKLVSLANSHPILSRETKSVVDLGAAPGGWSQVAAHLLGVDKKPTSKPRVWAIDILPMDPIPAVQTLQGDFLSSSVRETLRSLVGAPESGGGVDTVLSDMMAPMTGVRTRDVGLSLELCAAATLFARGVLKQASKEDEVKVVKGKKVWPGGNLVIKFFAHPDLDEFRKLELDQWFGKVVVEKPKESRSESSEVYWVCLGFKGDPALR, encoded by the exons ATGCGCCTTTCGACAATCCTATCGaagtcgtcttcctcctccagccgTTGGCTTACTCGTCAGTCGCGCGATCCTTACGTTCGTCAACGTGCCGGaacttcatcttcttcttcccaaccaTCGTACcgctctcgctcttccttcaagCTCGTTTCTCTTGCCAACTCTCATCCTATCCTTTCAAGGGAAACTAAATCAGTAGTCGATCTCGGTGCCGCTCCGGGCGGATGGTCGCAGGTGGCCGCCCATTTGTTAGGAGTTGATAAAAAACCGACCTCCAAGCCTCGAGTATGGGCGATTGATATCTTGCCCATGGACCCTATCCCGGCAGTTCAAACCCTTCAAGGTgatttcctttcctcctcggtTAGAGAAACTTTGCGGTCTCTAGTAGGTGCCCCAGAGTCGGGAGGAGGGGTCGATACCGTCTTGAGCGATATGATGGCGCCCATGACGGGCGTGAGAACGAGAGATGTGGGATTAAGCTTGGAGTTGTGCGCGGCTGCGACACTGTTTGCCAGGGGTGTTTTGAAACAGGCAAgtaaggaagatgaagtcAAGGTTGTCAAGGGGAAAAAAGTCTGGCCTGGCGGAAATCTCGT GATAAAATTTTTTGCCCATCCGGATCTTGACGAGTTCAGGAAACTTGAGCTAGACCAATGGTTTGGCAAAGTGGTAGTTGAAAAGCCAAAGGAATCTCGAAGTG AATCAAGTGAAGTCTATTGGGTCTGTCTAGGATTCAAGGGCGACCCTGCTCTTAGGTGA
- a CDS encoding alpha 1,3-glucosidase: protein MIRSSLLWLTIIATLALLSLTLAVKSEDFKQCSQTSFCRRLRSIASKQETAPKGTFSSPYSLGTAVPIQSGGSWKWPIQSSLYPEINFELHVDVLKEGNGIARVRIDEVGSSTPFKRHDETAKWALLNAEPDVDLSASLKTADGKSVITYGPSSSISLEIIHSPLKITQLRNGKPEIVFNDRSLFHMEHFRVKDVESAKEVLGEGEQTVLGGDALDRSWFEESDSDAFQEKWKKWVDTKPKGPEGFALDISFPDVQHVYGLPEHASPLSLPDTVGPNAYYSDPYRLFNVDIFEYLADSPMSLYGAIPLLHAHSKTHSVGVLNLVGSETWVDVLHTSTDVKTHWISESGILDLLLLPGPSPTDLFKQYAILTGPTPLPPQWSTAYHQCRWNYNDQDDVLEVDAKFDEADMPLDVTWLDIEYAEEHRYFDWDKKHFPNPNAMLDSVASKGRKMVAIIDPHIKRTDSFRIYSDSKDLDILIKKSDGNNFEGWCWTGSSAWVDFFNPKSWDWWTKMFDFKIWKDSTNALFIWNDMNEPSVFDGPEISMPRDNIHAGGWEHRDVHNINGMLFHNQTSQALIKRENPPQRPFVLSRSFFAGSQRYGAIWTGDNLGDWEHLAGETAMLLSNNIAGMSFCGADVGGFFGNPSHELLVRWYQAGAFMPFFRAHAHIDTKRREPYLFEEPIRGYLKDALRLRYALLPVWYNAFKEASVWGLPIMRPQYAVFPEDEKGFKIDDQYYVGGEGLLFKPVVQEGAVTTEVYISDDQPYYDYFTHRLYPSSPQTTLTLHTPLSTFPLLLRGGHIIPIRPRPRRSSPLMWQDPFTLIIAVGKDGKARGQMYLDDGVGYAYESGEFVWRVFELNGKVLQSKSHEEGIKSKETGIAVYEQGNAFAEAVSHVKINSVVFFGLSNKPASIKSNGVELEFEWEGGKDAKGKKEGKASELRVKNPGVGVVDDWEIVLI from the exons ATGATCCGCTCGTCACTGTTATGGCTGACCATCATAGCCACCCTTGCGCTTCTATCCCTCACTCTCGCTGTCAAGTCAGAGGATTTTAAGCAATGTTCACAGACTTCGTTCTGTCGACGTCTCAGATCAATCGCGTCAAAGCAGGAAACTGCACCGAAGGGCACATTCAGCTCTCCATATTCTCTGGGAACAGCTGTTCCCATCCAAAGTGGCGGCTCTTGGAAGTGGCCTATTCAGTCGTCACTCTACCCCGAAATCAACTTTGAGTTACATGTCGATGTGCTCAAGGAAGGCAATGGGATTGCCCGCGTCAGGATTGATGAGGTAGGGTCTTCCACTCCTTTTAAAAGGCACGACGAAACCGCCAAATGGGCATTGCTCAATGCCGAACCTGATGTCGACCTTTCTGCCTCGCTCAAAACGGCCGATGGCAAGAGCGTCATCACGTATGGcccttcttcgtccatctctctcgAAATTATCCACTCCCCATTGAAGATCACCCAATTGCGTAACGGCAAACCTGAGATCGTGTTCAATGACCGATCCCTCTTCCACATGGAACATTTCCGTGTTAAGGACGTGGAATCTGCTAAAGAAGTcttgggagagggagagcaGACTGTTCTTGGAGGTGATGCCCTCGATCGCAGCTGGTTTGAAGAGTCCGATTCCGATGCTTTCCAggagaagtggaagaaatggGTCGACACCAAGCCCAAAGGGCCTGAGGGTTTTGCTCtcgacatctccttcccagATGTCCAACACGTATACGGTCTTCCTGAACACGCTTCACCACTTTCACTTCCTGACACTGTCGGTCCTAACGCGTACTACTCTGATCCTTATCGTTTATTTAACGTTGACATCTTTGAGTACCTCGCCGACTCTCCCATGTCTTTGTACGGTGCTATCCCCTTACTTCATGCTCATTCCAAGACCCATTCTGTTGGTGTACTGAACCTTGTCGGCTCTGAAACCTGGGTTGACGTCCTTCACACTTCAACAGACGTCAAGACCCATTGGATTTCCGAATCGGGTATTCTtgacctcctccttcttcccggTCCATCTCCCACCGATCTTTTCAAGCAATACGCCATTCTCACGGGACCCACTCCACTTCCTCCCCAGTGGTCAACGGCGTATCACCAATGCAGATGGAACTATAATGATCAAGACGATGTACTTGAAGTGGATGCAAAGTTCGATGAGGCGGATATGCCACTTGATGTCACATGGCTTGACATTGAGTATGCTGAGGAGCATAGGTATTTTGACTGGGACAAGAAGCATTTCCCTAATCCTAATGCTATGCTCGATTCGGTGGCTTCCAAAGGCCGAAAG ATGGTTGCTATTATTGACCCTCATATCAAGAGAACCGATTCTTTCAGGATCTACTCTGACTCCAAGGACCTTGACATACTCATCAAGAAATCTGATGGCAACAACTTTGAAGGATGGTGCTGGACCGGTAGCAGTGCATGGGTGGACTTTTTCAACCCAAAAAGTTGGGATTGGTGGACCAAGATGTTTGACTTCAAGATCTGGAAG GACTCTACCAATGCGCTTTTCATCTGGAATGACATGAACGAACCTTCTGTTTTTGACGGCCCTGAAATAAGTATGCCTAGGGACAACATTCATGCTGGGGGATGGGAGCACCGAGATGTGCACAACATCAACGGTATGCTCTTC CATAACCAAACTTCCCAAGCTCTGATCAAGCGGGAAAACCCCCCTCAGAGACCTTTCGTCCTTTCCCGATCTTTCTTTGCCGGTTCTCAACGTTACGGAGCCATCTG GACCGGTGATAACCTTGGTGACTGGGAACACCTGGCTGGTGAGACAGCTATGCTCCTCTCTAACAACATTGCTGGCATGTCCTTCTGCGGCG CCGATGTCGGCGGTTTCTTTGGTAACCCCTCACACGAACTCCTTGTCCGCTGGTATCAAGCGGGCGCTTTCATGCCTTTCTTCCGAGCCCATGCTCACATCGACACCAAGCGCCGCGAGCCGTATCTCTTCGAAGAGCCCATCAGGGGCTACCTGAAGGACGCTCTGAGGTTGAGATACGCCTTGTTACCTGTTTGGTACAATGCTTTTAAGGAGGCCAGTGTTTGGGGCTTGCCCATTATGAGGCCGCAATACGCAGTCTTCCccgaagatgagaaaggtTTCAAGATTGATGATCAGTATTACGTTGGCGGGGAGGGGCTTTTGTTCAAGCCCGTTGTTCAGGAAGGCGCTGTGACGACCGAAGTTTACATTTCTGACGATCAG CCCTATTATGATTACTTTACCCACCGCCtctacccttcttccccccaAACCACTTTAACACTCCACACACCACTTTCCACTttcccccttctccttcgcGGTGGTCacatcatccccatccgTCCTCGTCCCCGTCGATCATCCCCTCTCATGTGGCAAGATCCCTtcactctcatcatcgccgTTGGTAAAGATGGCAAAGCGAGGGGACAAATGTATCTTGACGATGGAGTTGGATACGCGTATGAAAGTGGGGAATTTGTTTGGAGGGTGTTTGAGCTTAATGGCAAGGTGCTTCAGTCAAAGTCACATGAAGAGGGCATAAAGAGTAAGGAAACAGGCATAGCTGTGTATGAGCAAGGAAACGCCTTTGCCGAGGCTGTCTCGCACGTCAAAATCAACTCAGTTGTCTTCTTTGGTTTGTCCAACAAACCGGCCAGCATCAAATCGAATGGTGTAGAGCTCGAGTTTGAatgggagggagggaaggatgcgaagggcaagaaggagggcaaGGCTAGTGAACTTAGGGTGAAGAACCCCGGTGTGGGAGTTGTTGATGACTGGGAAATTGTTTTAATATAG
- a CDS encoding RNA binding protein, which translates to MSAPTENVSTNGVAPETQQPAADSQTPSAPAEPNVKVYFGKIARGTSEDQLREFVESAGEVSILSIHEKTTYRGYAFFAFATYKDIESAKKAVELNGKELNGRPVIVEYGKSEEEAAVDREARIEKRKEARKARDAKKKAETVVAGATEGEVQAAEGQQEGEAKEAAPKAKKSRARKPKRRQPGEGDDEAHEDEEDASKARIDAEASDEAGEASQEKAVKPRQPRKPRVKKLQISEEDSEATIFVANLPFSVDDAALTSIFNNLSIQVKKAKVAVRTFRRGNDRRVSSKGFGFVDLEDPSQREEAVQKVDGTLVEGRNITAKVAKVMKPIEQEAAAANEESQPNALTAENIEKVDASGPSGGW; encoded by the exons ATGTCTGCTCCTACTGAGAACGTGTCCACCAACGGGGTTGCTCCCGAGACCCAGCAGCCTGCTGCTGATTCCCAGACTCCTTCTGCTCCTGCTGAGCCCAACGTCAAG GTTTACTTTGGCAAGATCGCTCGAGGC ACCAGCGAGGACCAGCTCCGAGAGTTTGTTGAGTCTGCGGGCGAGGT TTCCATCCTTTCAATCCACGAAAAGACTACCTACCGTGGCTATGCTTTTTTCGCTTTCGCTACCTATAAGGACATCGAAAGCGCGAAGAAGGCCGTCGAGCTTAACGGCAAGG AACTCAACGGCCGGCCTGTGATTGTCGAGTACGGCAAAtctgaagaggaggctgCTGTCGACCGTGAAGCTAGGATTGAGAAGCGCAAGGAGGCCAGGAAGGCGAGGGatgccaagaagaaggctgaaaCCGTTGTTGCTGGTGCCACCGAGGGTGAGGTCCAGGCTGCTGAGGGTCAACAGGAGGGTGAGGCCAAGGAGGCGGCTCCTAAAGCCAAGAAGTCTAGGGCCAGG AAGCCCAAGCGACGCCAGCCCGGAGAGGGTGACGACGAAGCTcatgaggacgaggaagacgcCTCCAAGGCTAGGATTGATGCGGAGGCTAGTGACGAGGCTGGTGAGGCTTCTCAAGAGAAGGCTGTCAAGCCTAGGCAACCCAGGAAGCCTCGAGTGAAGAAGCTCCAGATCTCCGAAGAGGACTCCGAG GCCACCATTTTTGTCGCCaatctccccttctctgTCGACGACGCCGCTCTTACCTCCATTTTCAACAATCTTTCCATTCAGGTCAAAAAGGCCAAGGTCGCTGTCAGGACCTTCAGGCGAGGCAACGACAGGAGAGTCTCTTCCAAGGGCTTCGGTTTCGTTGACCTTGAGGATCCTAGCCAGCGAGAGGAGGCTGTCCAGAAGGTTGATGGTACTTTGGTCGAGGGTAGAAACATTACTGCCAAGGTCGCCAAGGTGATGAAGCCCATTGAGCaagaagctgctgctgccaatGAAGAGAGCCAGCCTAACGCTCTCACTGCTGAGAACATCGAAAAGGTAGATGCCTCCGG GCCTAGTGGCGGTTGGTAA
- a CDS encoding cytochrome P450, with translation MMLKQLSFQPPTMIGSILLALVILVVWLLHVFVYKSFTSALKNVPCPPGGNGSQGHIGEIMNLQGIEVHQWIRTYGSTFMVRGPFGVHHRIFTIDPRALSHVLQHTNIYTKSDLLRDLVRRYMKEGLIVAEGERHKVQRKVSQKLFSMGGLKSMGQIVQDKSNQLRDILLNLCANPTASNPYSPVNRTLPPGSREVDVYSAASRCTFDLIGSIGVDHQFDSIADWEGSGGKLFHKYEQMQLLCPGAMGIRMLLSLTWPLVDRIWPSENTKRVNDAMGSLEKFAKEKMIERQQELLTMDSKKGDVPDRRDLLTLMLRHNMSRKISPADKLRDHEISGQLSTFMFAGSETTAGTISFGLYDLARHPDVQSRLRAEIFECGDNLPFDQIDELPYLDAVVKEIMRINPSLPGTVRQAQKDDIIPLAEPVTLTNGKVGTDIHIQKGQLVHVPIEHLHTSEHIWGPTAKEFDPSRFISTSQPAAFSDQLTLASNPVATFSARRDAVPSYVPEGPGIWPNFMTFIDGPRRCIGYKLAVMEIKTVIFTLLREFEIEPVEGQHIFRWNMMSNRPFVANTLWSKGSRLPLHFKLYKGEQ, from the exons ATGATGCTGAAGCAGCTATCATTTCAGCCTCCCACAATGATAGGAAGTATACTATTGGCGTTAGTCATATTGGTTGTTTGGTTGCTTCATGTGTTTGTGTACAAGTCTTTCACATCGGCATTAAAGAATGTGCCATGCCCACCAGGAGGGAACGGTTCCCAAGGCCATATTGGGGAGATCATGAA CCTACAAGGTATTGAAGTTCATCAATGGATCAGAACCTACGGCTCAACATTTATGGTCCGTGGTCCATTTGGCGTGCACCATCGTATCTTCACTATCGACCCTCGTGCTCTCAGCCATGTACTGCAGCATACCAACATCTATACCAAGTCCGACCTGCTTCGAGACCTTGTCCGACGATACATGAAGGAGGGCCTTATCGTTGCCGAAGGTGAGAGACATAAAGTGCAGAGAAAGGTATCGCAGAAGCTGTTTTCCATGGGGGGACTGAAGTCAATGGGCCAGATTGTACAAGACAAATCTAATCAA TTACGAGATATACTTCTCAACCTTTGCGCCAATCCGACTGCCAGCAACCCTTATTCTCCCGTTAACCGTACTCTCCCTCCTGGCAGTCGCGAAGTCGACGTTTACTCTGCTGCTTCGCGATGCACTTTCGATCTCATTGGGTCCATTGGCGTTGACCATCAGTTTGATTCTATCGCTGATTGGGAAGGCTCCGGTGGGAAGCTGTTCCACAAATATGAACAAATGCAGCTTCTCTGCCCAGGCGCAATGGGCATCAGGATGCTTTTGAGTTTGACATGGCCCTTGGTCGATAGGATATGG CCAAGTGAGAACACTAAAAGAGTGAACGACGCCATGGGTTCTCTAGAGAAGTTTgcgaaggaaaagatgattGAACGCCAGCAAGAACTTCTGACCATGGACAGTAAGAAAGGCGATGTTCCCGATAGGAGAGACTTACTAACCCTTATGC TCCGTCATAATATGTCTCGAAAGATTAGCCCTGCAGATAAACTTCGAGATCATGAAATCTCTGGTCAGCTGTCTACGTTTATGTTCGCTGGGTCTGAGACTACTGC CGGCACGATTTCTTTTGGACTATACGACCTCGCCCGTCACCCAGATGTTCAATCGCGCCTTCGCGCAGAGATCTTCGAGTGCGGTGATAACCTCCCATTCGATCAGATTGACGAACTTCCCTATCTCGATGCTGTCGTAAAGGAGATCATGAGGAtcaatccttctcttccaggAACTGTCAGGCAGGCCCAGAAGGATGATATCATACCCCTGGCGGAGCCTGTCACTTTGACAAATGGAAAGGTTGGGACGGATATACATATCCAAAAAGGACAGCTG GTCCATGTCCCGATTGAACATCTGCATACTTCCGAACACATCTGGGGTCCAACTGCCAAAGAATTTGACCCCTCCCGTTTCATTTCAACATCGCAACCTGCTGCCTTTAGTGACCAACTGACCCTGGCTTCCAATCCTGTTGCGACATTCTCAGCCAGACGAGATGCCGTACCAAGCTACGTTCCAGAAGGTCCAGGCATCTGGCCAAATTTTATGACCTTTATCGATGGTCCGAGAAGATGCATAGGATACAAGTTGGCGGTCATGGAGATCAAAACGGTCATCTTTACTTTACTGCGGGAGTTTGAAATTGAGCCGGTTGAAGGGCAGCATATTTTTAGATGGAACAT GATGAGTAACCGACCATTTGTGGCCAACACTTTGTGGAGCAAGGGCTCGCGATTGCCTTTACACTTCAAGTTGTACAAAGGCGAGCAATGA